A genomic stretch from Lathyrus oleraceus cultivar Zhongwan6 chromosome 2, CAAS_Psat_ZW6_1.0, whole genome shotgun sequence includes:
- the LOC127119956 gene encoding 3-hydroxy-3-methylglutaryl-coenzyme A reductase 1: MDVQQRSLKAVECSAPSDKFSKTKNEKHDSQPQPSLYLANAVFFGLFFSVAYFLLHRWREKIRTSTPLHVLTISEIVAVVSLIASIFYLMVFFGISFILHPFAASRAVQYDEEDEAEIATTTGSCLAEVTPKLPPLPPKTSVKKVTPAPATLQLSSDDEEVVRAVVSGSIPSYSLESKLGDCRRAAAIRNQVVERVSGRSLEGLPIENFDYNSILGQCCEMPIGFVQIPVGVAGPLLLDGKEFTVPMATTEGCLVASTNRGCKAIYVSGGASAVVLRDGMTRAPVVRFNSAKRASQLKFYLEHPQNFDSLAHTFNKSSRFARLQNIKATIAGKNLYIRFMCSTGDAMGMNMVSKGVQNVLDFLQTDFPDMDVIGISGNYCSDKKAAAVNWIEGRGKSVVCEAVIKEEVVKKVLKTSVESLVELNMLKNLTGSAMAGALGGFNAHASNIVSAIYLATGQDPAQNVESSHCMTMMEAVNNGKDLHVSVTMPSIEVGTVGGGTQLASQSACLNLLGVKGASKESPGENSRQLATIVAGSVLAGELSLMSAIAAGQLVKSHMKYNRSSKDVTKIAS, translated from the exons ATGGATGTTCAGCAACGAAGCCTGAAAGCCGTCGAATGTTCAGCTCCCTCCGACAAATTTTcaaaaacgaaaaacgaaaagCATGACTCACAACCACAACCTTCACTCTACTTAGCAAACGCGGTTTTCTTCGGCCTCTTCTTCTCTGTCGCATACTTTCTTCTTCACCGGTGGCGTGAGAAAATCCGAACCTCTACTCCTCTACACGTTCTCACAATCTCCGAGATTGTAGCTGTAGTTTCCCTCATCGCTTCAATTTTCTATCTTATGGTTTTCTTCGGCATTAGCTTCATCCTTCATCCGTTCGCCGCGTCTCGTGCCGTTCAGTATGATGAAGAAGACGAAGCAGAGATTGCTACAACCACCGGTTCATGTCTAGCCGAAGTTACACCGAAATTACCGCCGTTACCACCAAAAACCTCAGTCAAAAAAGTTACTCCAGCACCGGCTACGTTGCAGCTTTCCTCGGATGACGAGGAGGTTGTCCGAGCTGTGGTTTCAGGATCAATTCCGTCTTACTCACTTGAATCCAAACTCGGAGATTGCCGGCGTGCGGCGGCGATTCGTAACCAAGTGGTGGAGAGAGTTAGCGGAAGGTCACTTGAGGGCTTACCTATTGAAAATTTTGATTACAATTCTATATTAGGACAGTGTTGCGAGATGCCGATTGGATTTGTTCAGATTCCGGTGGGAGTTGCCGGACCTCTGTTGCTTGACGGAAAAGAGTTCACGGTTCCCATGGCAACCACTGAAGGTTGTTTGGTTGCAAGCACTAACAGAGGCTGTAAAGCTATTTATGTTTCCGGTGGTGCTTCCGCCGTTGTCCTCCGTGACGGCATGACTAGAGCCCCCGTTGTTAGATTCAACTCCGCCAAAAGAGCTTCTCAGTTAAAGTTCTATTTAGAACATCCTCAAAATTTTGATTCTCTGGCTCACACTTTCAACAA GTCAAGTAGATTTGCAAGATTACAGAATATAAAAGCTACTATAGCAGGAAAGAATTTATACATTAGGTTTATGTGTTCAACCGGTGATGCAATGGGGATGAATATGGTATCAAAAGGTGTTCAAAATGTACTTGACTTTCTTCAAACCGATTTTCCTGATATGGATGTGATTGGTATATCTG GAAATTATTGTTCAGACAAGAAAGCAGCAGCAGTGAATTGGATTGAAGGGAGAGGAAAATCTGTGGTGTGCGAGGCTGTAATTAAGGAAGAAGTGGTGAAGAAAGTGTTGAAGACTAGTGTTGAGTCTTTGGTTGAGCTTAACATGCTAAAGAATCTTACTGGTTCAGCCATGGCTGGTGCTCTTGGTGGATTCAATGCGCATGCTAGTAATATTGTTTCTGCTATTTACTTGGCTACAGGACAAGATCCTGCTCAGAATGTTGAGAGTTCTCATTGTATGACCATGATGGAAGCTGTGAATAATGGGAAAGACCTTCATGTCTCGGTCACTATGCCTTCCATTGAG GTGGGAACAGTTGGTGGAGGCACACAGCTAGCATCACAATCAGCTTGTTTGAACTTACTTGGTGTGAAGGGTGCTAGTAAGGAGTCACCGGGAGAAAATTCAAGGCAACTGGCAACAATAGTAGCTGGTTCAGTCCTTGCCGGAGAGCTTTCACTCATGTCCGCTATTGCAGCCGGTCAGCTGGTAAAGAGCCACATGAAATACAACCGATCTAGTAAAGATGTCACCAAAATTGCTTCATGA